The following are encoded together in the Flavobacteriales bacterium genome:
- a CDS encoding PKD domain-containing protein, with protein MNRIKTFFLSIILVLLFFASSNGQECGIIYVSPSGAAGGLTGTRINPASLSYALTLANATNNVLWLASGTYTISSSIAIPNNVTIEGGFNPSTWIKSNSTPSVISRTAANPLPTPANTLVALAGLNASGFRLQDLTIDVADAPASTTTSPFGASVYGIYLNGCSNYNIVRCFVTAGNGSNGQPGEAGVTGQGGGDGQNGGDGDPDNQNFNTDASIATGGISMCGCNGGNGGNGGWNGNRAGTDAQQGACGGGTGGVGGSEFCSSNCSHPAGSNGGNGASGSNGTTGTNGLTGFSGLVINGYWTPTQAGTGMAGGCGTGGGGGGGGGSESGLFCNDGSGADGGAGGGGGSGGTGGTGGFGGGSSFSVFLVNNGPSGVIQDCSLISGNAGYGGIGGVGGIGGSGGFGGIGGGGSCDVGSGGNGGNGGDGGNGGNGGNGSDGVSMPLLESAGTPVSASNNNGVPGNPPIISVDNYGCTNSEVTFSATGGNAAWNFGSGANPQTANGNGPFAVTYPTTGRRTITYGGTTFTDFVGIFNNGPTLPTISPANPTVDAGCPNQFSTTLVGSQYDWDFGPVASPPTESGASVTTTSDVYFSTPGTYWVKVTVLTACCGPVTDSTQVTVQSNVYNVTLSASSTSICEGDPIIFTATPPTYDNYEFFINGVSVQNGALPVYTSSSIQQGDSIYIEAFVGSCFANPSDTIVPTVNPIPTVTLTSDDLDNTICAGETVTFTASPAGLDSYEFFNGNNSLQNGASNILFGTVPVNNSITVVATDNGCPSVASAAIVTQVNPLPFVTITSSDLNDSICDGDDIIFTALPLGLADYQFFEGVAAVQSGVSNIYQTSSLATGTNVFVIGTSVEGCVGGQSNIITTVVSPYPSVTLSAPVSQICEGESISFTANPAGLEGYEFFDGATTVQNGASATWTTTGLVAGNSITVEATNLGCTSVASNAVTITLIAAPVVNPGSDIENCIDAADVTLAGFTPAGGTWSGAGITNATGVFSPSTAGVGSYYLYYQASNANCTTTDSILSIVHDLPLVDAGNYNPICLLESVDLNASGAVSYVWDPTTELSSATIANPVFTPSAAGSFTYTVTGTDANGCVNSSATTMTVEPIPTVSFTVDAVCVDDTSLFVNTSAPTSGITYLWSFGDGQTSTDTMPSVLYQGAGDFDVTLQVTWGNCSAEATNTATVNPRPISSFLATPEYTTAIEPLINFEDLSVNAVTWEWDFGDFTPFSDEENPSHAYADTGMQVITLVTYNQYSCTDTVRDSVYIAPYTTLYVPSAFTPDKDRINDGFYAYGKDIFWFDFRVFDRWGKELFVTDDILVGWDGRDMKTGNEVKPGLYVYQILYEDYRGRQYKKLGRVSLIR; from the coding sequence ATGAATCGTATCAAGACATTTTTTCTAAGTATCATTCTTGTCTTGTTGTTCTTTGCCTCTAGCAATGGTCAAGAATGCGGAATCATTTACGTTTCCCCTTCTGGAGCTGCTGGAGGACTCACTGGCACACGGATCAATCCCGCATCTCTTTCTTATGCCCTGACCTTAGCTAACGCAACAAATAATGTGCTTTGGCTGGCTTCTGGAACGTATACCATTAGTAGCAGCATTGCCATTCCTAATAATGTGACTATTGAAGGAGGGTTTAATCCTTCAACCTGGATAAAGAGCAACAGTACGCCTAGCGTCATCAGTCGCACCGCAGCAAATCCGTTGCCTACACCTGCCAATACACTTGTTGCATTGGCAGGACTTAATGCATCAGGATTCCGTCTTCAAGACCTTACAATCGATGTAGCAGACGCCCCTGCATCCACCACTACGAGTCCTTTTGGAGCATCAGTTTACGGAATATATCTCAACGGCTGTTCCAACTATAACATAGTTCGATGTTTTGTCACTGCAGGGAACGGCAGTAACGGACAACCGGGCGAGGCTGGAGTGACAGGACAAGGAGGCGGTGATGGGCAAAACGGTGGAGATGGCGATCCGGACAATCAAAACTTCAATACAGATGCTTCCATTGCAACTGGGGGAATCTCCATGTGTGGCTGTAATGGAGGAAACGGAGGAAATGGAGGTTGGAACGGAAATCGTGCTGGGACAGACGCTCAACAAGGCGCTTGTGGCGGAGGAACCGGTGGTGTTGGTGGTTCTGAATTTTGTTCCTCTAATTGCAGTCATCCTGCGGGGTCAAACGGTGGTAATGGAGCCAGTGGAAGCAACGGTACAACTGGAACAAATGGGCTTACCGGATTTTCTGGGCTGGTTATCAATGGCTATTGGACTCCCACACAGGCGGGTACCGGTATGGCAGGTGGTTGCGGAACTGGAGGCGGAGGCGGAGGCGGAGGTGGCTCAGAGTCTGGCCTGTTCTGCAATGATGGATCTGGTGCTGATGGTGGAGCTGGAGGCGGAGGAGGAAGTGGTGGTACTGGTGGTACTGGTGGGTTTGGTGGAGGCTCTTCGTTTTCCGTCTTTTTAGTGAATAATGGTCCTAGCGGAGTGATACAAGATTGCTCGTTAATTTCTGGTAACGCAGGATATGGCGGGATAGGAGGCGTAGGTGGTATTGGCGGTTCAGGTGGTTTTGGGGGTATTGGTGGAGGAGGTAGTTGCGATGTTGGTTCTGGCGGCAACGGTGGCAATGGAGGCGATGGTGGTAACGGTGGCAATGGCGGTAATGGTTCAGATGGGGTTTCAATGCCTCTTTTGGAATCAGCAGGAACTCCTGTGTCTGCATCAAACAACAATGGTGTGCCAGGCAACCCACCTATTATTTCTGTCGACAATTATGGTTGTACCAATTCCGAAGTGACGTTTAGCGCAACTGGTGGAAACGCAGCTTGGAATTTCGGCTCAGGCGCAAATCCACAGACAGCAAATGGCAACGGTCCATTTGCAGTTACCTATCCGACAACGGGAAGGAGAACAATCACATATGGAGGAACGACCTTCACTGATTTCGTAGGAATTTTCAATAACGGACCAACACTTCCAACCATTTCTCCTGCAAACCCAACAGTAGACGCGGGTTGTCCGAATCAATTTTCAACCACACTCGTTGGGAGTCAATACGATTGGGATTTCGGTCCAGTTGCATCTCCTCCAACCGAATCTGGAGCTTCCGTAACCACCACTTCAGATGTTTACTTCAGCACGCCCGGAACCTATTGGGTAAAAGTGACTGTTCTAACTGCCTGTTGCGGGCCAGTTACCGATTCCACTCAGGTAACCGTACAATCGAACGTGTATAATGTGACGCTTAGCGCGAGTTCAACAAGCATTTGCGAAGGCGACCCGATCATTTTCACTGCCACACCGCCAACATACGATAACTACGAGTTTTTCATAAACGGAGTGTCGGTACAGAATGGTGCTTTGCCTGTGTATACCAGTTCAAGCATACAGCAAGGAGACAGCATTTATATAGAGGCTTTTGTCGGAAGTTGTTTCGCCAATCCAAGTGATACGATTGTGCCAACGGTCAACCCAATTCCAACTGTTACCCTTACTTCGGATGATCTGGACAACACAATCTGCGCAGGTGAGACGGTCACGTTCACCGCATCACCAGCAGGGCTTGATAGCTACGAATTTTTCAATGGAAACAATTCATTGCAAAATGGCGCAAGCAACATTTTATTCGGAACCGTTCCTGTCAATAACAGCATCACCGTTGTAGCAACGGACAATGGTTGTCCGAGCGTGGCAAGTGCTGCCATTGTCACTCAGGTTAATCCACTTCCGTTTGTGACAATTACCAGCTCTGATCTGAACGATAGCATCTGCGATGGCGATGATATCATCTTCACGGCTCTTCCTCTCGGTCTGGCAGACTACCAGTTTTTTGAAGGAGTAGCTGCGGTGCAATCAGGTGTCTCGAACATTTATCAAACGAGTTCGCTTGCAACAGGAACCAATGTGTTTGTGATAGGAACATCTGTAGAAGGTTGCGTTGGTGGACAAAGCAATATCATTACAACAGTTGTTAGTCCTTATCCAAGCGTCACGCTAAGCGCTCCGGTAAGTCAAATTTGTGAGGGCGAATCGATTTCATTCACGGCAAATCCTGCTGGACTGGAAGGCTATGAATTCTTTGATGGAGCGACAACCGTTCAGAACGGTGCTTCTGCAACTTGGACCACCACTGGATTGGTCGCTGGAAACAGCATCACAGTTGAAGCCACAAACCTTGGTTGTACCAGTGTTGCAAGTAATGCAGTGACCATTACGCTGATTGCCGCTCCTGTTGTCAATCCAGGTTCGGATATTGAAAATTGCATCGATGCTGCTGATGTAACCCTAGCAGGATTTACACCTGCTGGCGGAACTTGGTCTGGCGCGGGAATCACCAATGCCACGGGCGTGTTTTCTCCTTCCACCGCAGGCGTTGGAAGCTATTATCTCTATTATCAGGCTTCCAATGCAAACTGCACCACAACCGACAGTATTCTTTCGATTGTTCATGATCTGCCTCTTGTAGATGCAGGCAATTACAACCCGATCTGCTTACTGGAAAGTGTTGACTTGAACGCGTCTGGCGCGGTCAGTTACGTTTGGGACCCAACAACGGAACTGAGCAGTGCAACCATTGCAAACCCTGTTTTCACTCCTTCAGCGGCAGGCTCGTTCACATATACGGTTACGGGAACGGATGCCAACGGCTGCGTCAATTCTAGTGCAACAACGATGACTGTTGAACCGATTCCTACCGTGAGTTTTACGGTTGATGCGGTTTGCGTTGACGACACTTCACTTTTTGTGAATACTTCGGCTCCAACCTCTGGTATTACCTATCTGTGGAGTTTTGGCGATGGTCAGACTTCAACAGATACGATGCCATCTGTGCTCTATCAAGGAGCAGGGGATTTTGATGTGACGCTGCAAGTCACTTGGGGAAATTGTTCTGCCGAAGCCACCAACACAGCAACGGTCAATCCGCGCCCGATATCTTCTTTCTTGGCGACTCCTGAATATACCACCGCCATAGAGCCACTGATCAATTTCGAAGACCTCTCGGTTAATGCAGTTACGTGGGAATGGGATTTTGGAGATTTCACTCCATTTTCGGACGAAGAGAACCCTTCGCACGCATATGCAGACACAGGAATGCAGGTCATTACCTTGGTTACTTACAATCAATATAGTTGCACTGACACTGTTCGCGATTCGGTTTACATTGCTCCGTACACAACCCTATACGTGCCATCAGCATTTACGCCTGATAAGGACAGGATCAATGATGGTTTTTACGCTTATGGCAAAGATATTTTCTGGTTCGATTTCCGCGTCTTCGATCGCTGGGGGAAAGAACTGTTCGTGACTGATGACATCCTTGTTGGTTGGGATGGCCGTGATATGAAAACCGGAAATGAAGTGAAACCAGGCCTTTATGTTTACCAGATTCTTTACGAGGATTATCGAGGTAGGCAGTACAAAAAGCTCGGTCGCGTTTCGCTTATCCGTTAA
- a CDS encoding OmpA family protein, with product MKTNFAHVFFICALSVFLMSSCASVKPCGEAYTEQQQFFQSKKFKEAVGQRDSLCERTTDLENVLATTEKDLAKTKEELASEKKNVDALNTEIAANKKAYDQLKLSSGAQVAGLSSDLAAKQAELADKERLLQNREERLKMLEEIVKKQDELMNALSNRVKDALMGFDADELTVEMRDGKVYVSMSDKLLFKSGSDGVEPKGVEALEKIAGVMKKNTDIFMAIEGHTDSIPIKTNRFKDNWDLSVARATSVVRILTGNGVDATRLTASGKGEFSPKASNSTKEGRATNRRTELVLSPKLNELMDLLGQYNR from the coding sequence ATGAAAACCAATTTCGCACACGTATTTTTTATCTGCGCACTTTCTGTATTTCTGATGTCGTCTTGCGCATCGGTAAAACCATGCGGAGAAGCGTACACTGAACAACAACAATTTTTCCAGTCAAAGAAATTCAAAGAGGCCGTAGGACAACGCGATTCGCTTTGCGAACGAACTACTGACCTTGAAAATGTATTGGCTACAACTGAGAAGGATCTGGCTAAGACCAAAGAAGAGTTGGCCAGCGAAAAAAAGAATGTTGATGCCTTGAATACTGAAATTGCTGCCAACAAGAAAGCGTACGATCAATTGAAGCTTTCGTCTGGGGCGCAAGTGGCGGGTCTGAGCAGCGATCTAGCAGCTAAGCAGGCAGAGCTTGCGGATAAAGAGCGTTTGCTGCAAAACCGCGAAGAGCGATTGAAAATGCTCGAAGAAATTGTGAAGAAACAGGATGAGTTGATGAACGCGCTTTCGAACAGGGTTAAAGATGCGCTGATGGGTTTTGATGCCGATGAGCTTACCGTTGAAATGAGAGATGGGAAAGTTTATGTTTCGATGAGCGACAAACTTTTGTTCAAATCGGGTAGCGATGGTGTGGAGCCAAAAGGCGTGGAAGCACTGGAAAAAATAGCTGGTGTCATGAAGAAGAACACCGACATTTTTATGGCGATTGAAGGCCATACAGACAGTATTCCTATCAAGACCAATCGATTTAAAGATAACTGGGATCTGAGTGTTGCACGTGCCACATCAGTGGTTCGTATTCTAACTGGAAATGGTGTAGATGCTACACGCTTAACGGCATCAGGAAAAGGCGAATTCTCGCCAAAAGCAAGCAATTCTACCAAAGAAGGCCGTGCTACCAACCGAAGAACAGAGTTAGTACTTTCTCCTAAATTGAATGAGTTGATGGATCTGCTTGGGCAGTATAATCGCTAG
- a CDS encoding phosphatase PAP2 family protein codes for MKQTSFFLVLMLAVLTSSAQEAESPYNFNWKRELVYASGSGLLAAGGLFTSYQIRPLTVAQVNSLDRYELPGFDRSATDHWSPKADFASDILLYGSVTLPAFLMINKRARKDFLVVGFIYAETAMLTLGVTEMTKGLAKRPRPFVYNSDVDMSERTSKDARQSFFSGHTSLTAALCFTTAKVFSDYSDNRTHEALVWTGAVILPAVTGFLRYEAGKHFPSDIIAGYFVGATVGYLVPWLHRRKPLTKGLSIAPFSTGNGAGLYLSYEL; via the coding sequence ATGAAACAGACCTCGTTCTTCCTCGTGTTGATGCTTGCGGTTTTAACCAGCAGTGCTCAAGAGGCTGAAAGCCCCTATAACTTCAATTGGAAGCGGGAATTGGTTTATGCTTCAGGTTCTGGGCTATTGGCAGCCGGAGGGCTTTTTACCAGTTATCAGATTCGGCCCCTCACGGTCGCACAGGTCAATTCGCTTGACCGATATGAACTACCGGGTTTTGACCGTAGCGCTACAGACCATTGGAGCCCGAAAGCCGATTTTGCCAGCGACATTCTGCTTTATGGAAGTGTGACGCTGCCAGCGTTTTTGATGATAAATAAACGGGCCCGAAAAGATTTTCTTGTGGTCGGCTTCATTTATGCTGAAACAGCTATGCTGACCTTGGGAGTAACCGAAATGACGAAAGGCTTGGCCAAGCGTCCGCGACCATTTGTTTACAATTCGGATGTTGATATGAGCGAGCGGACAAGTAAAGACGCCCGACAATCGTTCTTTTCTGGCCACACTTCACTGACAGCAGCCTTGTGTTTTACCACCGCTAAAGTCTTTTCCGATTACTCGGATAACCGAACGCACGAGGCATTGGTTTGGACCGGAGCAGTGATTCTACCAGCCGTTACCGGATTTCTTAGGTACGAAGCCGGAAAGCACTTCCCAAGCGACATCATTGCTGGATATTTTGTGGGTGCAACCGTTGGATATCTTGTGCCTTGGCTGCATCGAAGAAAGCCACTCACCAAAGGCTTGAGTATTGCGCCATTTTCAACAGGAAACGGAGCAGGTTTGTATCTCAGCTACGAACTTTGA
- a CDS encoding DUF1987 domain-containing protein: MEKWIIESSDRSPSVVLDRQESILKIDGRSYPEEGMDFFDPIILRFRTLQDSESPIRTVHIRLEYYNSATTKAIAELLTSLVKATQRGFETKVIWEYEEDDDGILEDIDMFIETFDLKFEIRYTEFK, encoded by the coding sequence ATGGAAAAATGGATAATTGAATCTTCTGACCGCAGTCCAAGTGTGGTTTTAGATAGACAGGAATCAATATTAAAGATTGACGGCAGGTCTTATCCTGAAGAAGGAATGGATTTTTTCGATCCTATTATTCTCCGCTTCAGAACCTTACAAGATTCTGAAAGTCCTATTCGTACGGTTCATATCAGATTGGAGTATTACAATTCTGCCACAACAAAGGCCATTGCAGAGCTGCTTACTTCACTTGTTAAGGCAACTCAAAGAGGCTTTGAGACCAAGGTAATTTGGGAGTACGAAGAAGATGATGACGGTATTTTAGAGGATATCGACATGTTCATCGAAACCTTTGACCTGAAATTTGAGATCCGCTATACGGAATTCAAATAA
- a CDS encoding NAD-dependent epimerase/dehydratase family protein, whose protein sequence is MTKKKGILVIGASGQIGTELVMELRSIYGSKNVVASDLKTASQEVKESGPFELLDVMDRDRLHQLVVQYNIGQIYLLAALLSATAEQKVMPAWNLNMYGLLYVLEMAKEGLIDKVYWPSSIAVFGPNTPKLNTPQSTITEPTTVYGISKLAGERWCDYYHHRYGVDVRSLRYPGLIGYKSNPGGGTTDYAVDIFHKAVAGQSFECFLSENTRLPMMYMPDAIKATIGIMEAESEKVKIRSSYNISGVDFTPAEIALQIQRHIPDFSISYKPDFRQAIADGWPGSIDDTDARNDWGWKNDYSLEMMTADMIGHLSHQLI, encoded by the coding sequence ATGACAAAGAAAAAAGGCATTTTGGTGATTGGAGCTTCGGGCCAGATCGGTACCGAACTCGTAATGGAGCTTCGCTCAATTTACGGCAGTAAAAATGTTGTTGCCTCCGACCTCAAAACAGCATCGCAAGAAGTGAAGGAAAGCGGCCCATTCGAGTTGCTTGATGTAATGGACCGCGACCGTTTGCACCAATTGGTAGTTCAATACAACATTGGTCAGATCTATTTGCTTGCAGCACTGCTTTCGGCTACTGCCGAACAAAAGGTCATGCCTGCGTGGAATTTGAATATGTACGGGCTTTTGTATGTGCTGGAAATGGCCAAAGAAGGGTTGATAGACAAGGTTTATTGGCCAAGCTCTATTGCCGTTTTTGGTCCAAATACACCTAAACTGAATACGCCTCAATCAACCATTACCGAACCTACAACGGTTTACGGTATCAGCAAATTGGCTGGCGAAAGATGGTGCGATTATTATCACCATCGCTATGGCGTAGATGTGCGAAGTCTTCGCTATCCTGGACTTATCGGTTACAAAAGCAATCCGGGCGGAGGAACAACTGACTATGCAGTTGATATTTTTCACAAAGCCGTTGCCGGTCAATCGTTCGAGTGTTTTCTGTCTGAAAACACCCGATTACCTATGATGTATATGCCGGACGCCATAAAAGCCACAATCGGCATTATGGAAGCTGAAAGCGAAAAGGTCAAGATTCGTTCTAGCTACAACATTTCTGGAGTAGATTTTACTCCGGCCGAAATTGCGCTGCAAATTCAACGTCACATTCCTGATTTTTCTATTTCATACAAACCCGATTTCAGACAAGCAATTGCTGACGGATGGCCCGGTTCAATAGACGATACCGATGCCCGAAATGATTGGGGATGGAAAAACGATTATTCGTTGGAAATGATGACAGCCGATATGATCGGCCATTTGAGCCATCAACTTATTTGA
- a CDS encoding RidA family protein: protein MSASKFDSNRAPEPVGLYPHARKVGQLLFLSGVGPRERGTKQIPGVELDEGGNILSYDIEKQCHSVFNNVRMILEDAGSSWDQIVDVTVFLTNMKDDFKTYNRVYAEYFKDNLPCRTTVEINCLPTPIGIELKVIATV, encoded by the coding sequence ATGAGTGCTTCAAAATTTGATTCGAACCGTGCGCCAGAACCTGTTGGCCTTTATCCGCATGCCCGAAAGGTCGGCCAACTGTTGTTCCTTTCTGGAGTTGGGCCACGAGAGCGCGGAACCAAACAAATTCCTGGAGTGGAATTGGATGAGGGCGGAAATATTCTCTCTTACGATATTGAGAAACAGTGCCATTCGGTATTCAATAATGTGCGAATGATACTGGAAGATGCTGGTTCGAGTTGGGATCAAATTGTTGATGTAACGGTTTTCCTGACCAACATGAAAGATGATTTCAAGACATACAACCGTGTTTATGCGGAATATTTCAAGGATAATTTGCCTTGCCGTACTACGGTTGAGATAAACTGTTTGCCAACTCCGATAGGAATTGAGCTGAAGGTGATTGCGACTGTTTAG